The following are encoded together in the Candidatus Tumulicola sp. genome:
- a CDS encoding SpoIIE family protein phosphatase, translating into MSIFQQLQQALDSDDAFAAVADAIPQLVWTSAADGTIDYFNRRWIGYTGVTLSELRDRGPVPEIVHPDELDETWFRWNASISDRVPFEIEHRLRGADGNYRWFLTRAEPLRNADGQVVRWVGTATEVDEQRRLRDSLAFIVETSNIFLSSLDERAICHALADITVGNFADWCFVWLIETGSVRTAAIAHKDVALLRCVERLRLRDLPFAGAALSRVLSEGSPLLVERIVPERFAQDACEPSHAQLLQTLRLHSAMVVPMVTPSGTILGALGVASAESGHEFNSGDLDVAGAVAARTAAAIENVRILASERTTSQRLRFTSRVNEMLLDSRDVWSTMKAVATAIAEDLADACAVIKLEGDAIRVEAAAARNPVAAAAMAALEGQRPLRPEVERRLARRLREHGSVVHDPDSPQRMKLRTWPYLADHIDALRVRSTVIVPLHSADATYGALTVMFSEHSYEPLRDLPAIEDVAARASVAVERTETFERERNIASTLQKASLPTIIPKSKGLQFDAVYLPAGQQAEVGGDWYDAIELDDGSVVISVGDVTGRGIQAAAIMSKVRHAMGMVPLHEVDPAKILDSAEWFLRKRYPEAIVTAFVAIVNPERTSMQFANAGHLPPFLRRHGQLLALEDAGLPLGLRYMETGAQSRSIELHEGDLLVLFTDGLVEWNRNWDEGERALERVLSSHAVVATGAPAKLIARSCLPARPYDDVAILAVRVGRAPVWSFTADDARAAVDARRSFVAFLRRSPGDAQMVARAEVVFGELLGNVVRHAPGPVEIQLYRNDGTWKLHVIDSGDDFDASGTLPSDILSELGRGLYIVQQLAKRVRVEHVANCGNHITVEL; encoded by the coding sequence GTGTCGATTTTTCAACAGCTCCAACAAGCGCTCGATTCGGACGATGCATTTGCCGCGGTAGCCGATGCGATACCGCAGTTGGTTTGGACGTCGGCTGCCGACGGGACAATCGATTATTTCAACCGTCGCTGGATCGGGTACACCGGCGTAACGCTGTCCGAATTGCGGGATCGCGGGCCGGTGCCCGAGATCGTCCATCCCGACGAGTTGGACGAGACGTGGTTCCGTTGGAATGCGTCCATTTCCGACCGAGTGCCGTTCGAAATCGAACATCGCCTGCGCGGCGCCGACGGAAATTATCGTTGGTTTCTCACGCGCGCCGAACCGCTGCGAAACGCCGACGGCCAGGTCGTGCGCTGGGTCGGCACCGCGACCGAGGTCGACGAGCAGCGCAGGCTGCGTGACAGCCTGGCGTTCATCGTTGAAACGAGCAACATCTTCCTCTCCTCGCTCGACGAACGCGCGATTTGCCACGCGTTAGCGGACATCACCGTCGGAAACTTTGCCGACTGGTGTTTCGTTTGGTTGATAGAAACGGGCAGTGTCCGCACCGCCGCCATCGCGCATAAGGATGTAGCGTTGTTGCGGTGCGTCGAACGATTACGCCTGCGAGACCTGCCGTTCGCGGGCGCCGCGTTATCGCGGGTGCTCAGCGAAGGGTCACCGCTGCTCGTCGAACGCATCGTTCCGGAACGCTTCGCACAAGACGCCTGCGAACCGTCGCACGCACAACTTCTGCAAACGCTTCGACTGCATTCGGCGATGGTCGTTCCGATGGTGACGCCCTCCGGCACGATTCTCGGCGCGCTCGGCGTGGCGTCCGCCGAATCGGGGCACGAATTCAACTCAGGCGACCTCGACGTCGCCGGCGCGGTAGCGGCGCGGACCGCGGCGGCGATCGAAAACGTTCGAATCCTGGCCAGCGAACGGACGACGTCGCAACGACTCCGTTTTACCAGCCGCGTCAACGAGATGTTGCTCGACTCGAGAGACGTATGGAGCACCATGAAAGCCGTGGCGACCGCGATCGCAGAAGATCTTGCGGACGCATGCGCCGTGATCAAGCTCGAGGGCGACGCCATTCGCGTGGAAGCGGCCGCCGCTCGTAACCCGGTCGCGGCCGCGGCGATGGCCGCCTTAGAGGGCCAGCGTCCGTTGCGGCCCGAGGTAGAACGCCGGCTCGCGCGCCGGCTCCGCGAACACGGTTCGGTGGTCCACGATCCCGACTCACCGCAACGGATGAAGTTGCGGACGTGGCCGTATCTGGCCGATCACATCGACGCCCTGCGCGTCCGGTCGACCGTGATCGTGCCGTTACATTCGGCCGACGCGACCTACGGTGCACTCACGGTGATGTTTTCGGAGCACTCGTACGAACCGTTGCGCGACTTGCCGGCGATCGAGGATGTCGCGGCACGCGCATCGGTCGCGGTCGAGCGAACCGAAACGTTCGAGCGCGAACGCAATATCGCATCCACGCTGCAAAAAGCGTCGCTGCCGACGATCATTCCGAAATCGAAAGGATTGCAGTTCGACGCGGTCTATCTGCCGGCCGGACAACAGGCCGAAGTTGGTGGCGATTGGTACGATGCGATCGAACTCGACGACGGGTCGGTCGTCATCAGCGTCGGCGACGTTACCGGACGCGGCATTCAGGCGGCCGCGATCATGAGCAAAGTGCGTCACGCGATGGGCATGGTGCCGCTGCACGAAGTCGACCCCGCTAAGATTCTCGATTCGGCCGAATGGTTTTTGCGCAAGCGGTATCCCGAAGCGATCGTAACGGCATTCGTTGCGATCGTGAACCCCGAGCGGACCTCGATGCAATTTGCCAACGCGGGGCATCTTCCACCGTTTTTGCGGCGGCACGGCCAACTGCTCGCACTCGAGGATGCCGGTTTGCCGCTCGGCCTGCGCTATATGGAGACCGGCGCGCAGAGCCGCAGCATCGAGTTGCACGAGGGCGATCTGCTCGTCTTGTTCACGGACGGTTTAGTGGAATGGAATCGCAACTGGGATGAAGGCGAACGCGCCCTAGAGCGCGTCTTGTCGAGCCACGCGGTTGTCGCAACGGGAGCGCCCGCAAAGCTGATCGCGCGCAGCTGCTTGCCGGCGCGTCCGTACGACGACGTCGCGATCTTGGCGGTCCGTGTCGGACGCGCGCCGGTTTGGTCGTTCACTGCAGACGATGCGCGCGCCGCAGTCGACGCACGCAGATCGTTCGTCGCCTTCCTCCGCCGGAGCCCGGGCGATGCACAGATGGTCGCGCGTGCCGAAGTCGTTTTCGGCGAACTGCTCGGTAACGTGGTACGCCACGCTCCGGGACCGGTGGAGATTCAGCTCTATCGCAACGATGGAACGTGGAAATTGCACGTGATCGATTCGGGCGACGATTTCGATGCGTCGGGCACGCTGCCCAGCGATATCTTGAGCGAACTAGGCCGCGGGCTCTATATCGTGCAGCAGCTAGCGAAGCGCGTTCGGGTAGAACACGTCGCCAACTGCGGCAATCACATCACCGTGGAGCTGTAA
- a CDS encoding alkaline phosphatase family protein: MQTRFLCAAIGLVLVSACAERSGSSLPQSSQAVVSTTRARRAQVSPIQHIVIIFQENRTPDNLFQGVPGADIATTGVDSRGQSIRLVPISLAAPWDLGHNRESFIADYNDGKMDGFDSRLPWSQHQHPYGYAPAHQVQPYLDMATQYVFADRMFETQQSGSFPAHQYIVSGAATALPASSDSVSSNGVDDKNGKPGPVGCDAPDTSYVETLDIHTGSYGPDEFACFKRVSLADLLDAKSLSWRYYQHDLGVGNWHAFDAIREVRYGKDYANVITPSQTILADIGSGNLASLSWVIPPSDAYSDHPDSLSAKGPSWVSAVVNAVGESQYWNSTAIFITWDDWGGWYDHVKPPFYNHYELGFRVPLVVVSPYAKRGYVSHKVHEFGSILKFAEKTFDLGSMQTTDVRSDNLYDAFDFKQRPRAFVPIKAPPFDPSSDTRTGSPDIEDPE, translated from the coding sequence GTGCAAACACGATTCCTATGTGCGGCGATCGGACTCGTTCTGGTTTCGGCGTGCGCCGAACGGTCCGGTTCGTCGCTTCCCCAATCCAGTCAAGCGGTAGTTTCGACCACGCGCGCTCGCCGAGCACAAGTTTCGCCAATTCAACACATCGTTATTATTTTTCAAGAGAATCGCACGCCGGATAATTTGTTTCAAGGCGTTCCCGGCGCGGACATCGCAACCACCGGTGTCGACTCGCGCGGACAAAGCATCCGACTCGTCCCGATCTCGCTGGCCGCCCCGTGGGACCTCGGACATAACCGTGAGTCGTTTATCGCCGACTACAACGACGGTAAGATGGACGGCTTCGATAGCCGCCTTCCCTGGAGTCAGCATCAGCATCCATACGGGTACGCACCCGCGCATCAAGTACAACCGTATCTCGATATGGCAACCCAATATGTGTTCGCCGATCGCATGTTTGAGACGCAGCAATCCGGCAGCTTCCCGGCCCATCAGTACATCGTGAGCGGCGCGGCTACCGCGTTGCCGGCGTCGTCCGACAGCGTTTCGAGCAACGGCGTCGACGATAAGAACGGAAAGCCCGGGCCAGTCGGCTGCGACGCCCCCGATACCTCGTACGTCGAAACGCTCGACATTCACACGGGCTCGTACGGACCCGATGAGTTTGCGTGTTTCAAACGCGTCTCGCTGGCCGATCTGCTCGATGCCAAAAGCTTGTCGTGGCGGTATTATCAGCACGACCTCGGGGTCGGCAACTGGCACGCCTTCGATGCGATCAGAGAAGTGCGCTACGGCAAGGATTACGCCAACGTCATCACGCCGTCGCAAACGATTCTCGCGGATATCGGATCGGGCAACCTCGCTTCGCTGTCGTGGGTGATTCCGCCGTCGGACGCGTATTCGGATCATCCCGACAGCCTAAGCGCTAAGGGGCCTTCGTGGGTTTCCGCAGTCGTTAACGCAGTGGGCGAAAGTCAATATTGGAACTCGACGGCTATTTTCATCACGTGGGACGATTGGGGCGGCTGGTACGATCACGTCAAGCCTCCGTTCTACAATCACTACGAGTTGGGGTTTCGAGTCCCGTTAGTCGTCGTTTCGCCGTATGCGAAACGAGGCTACGTGTCGCACAAAGTGCACGAGTTTGGCAGCATCCTCAAGTTCGCGGAAAAAACGTTCGATCTCGGTTCGATGCAAACGACCGACGTTCGCTCCGATAACCTGTACGATGCGTTCGACTTCAAGCAGCGGCCACGCGCCTTCGTTCCGATTAAAGCTCCGCCGTTCGATCCGAGCTCGGATACTCGAACCGGTAGCCCGGACATCGAGGATCCCGAGTAA
- a CDS encoding patatin-like phospholipase family protein, with product MKRSNFLMSAGAVSAAPLLASPALAGAEPAIEPIPRTLVLSGGGARGAYEAGLIGALAAAYNVPDGQPLPGYGGVCGTSIGALNGWFVATGQYSKLKELWYGISGQHLIRLKPQYKALRDPESGLFDRVGSVVGLIGLTDDQAGMLQSEPVLAWIQRNIDPQTPLVIPFVFAVTNLSQQRPEYFYMRPPSDNRDLSDRLIHALQLSLGPHTIVREATPDLVHRAIFASAALPIVFDPVQLPVGDGTINSYCDGGVASNSPVGIAHAISSAADVVLLDPPFEPELHYTDAIEIAYAVFGTMQRKILEVEMRNAYFQSLGKRALERVPAQLLSSVVGNDEILHRLLHGVPATALRYIRPKAVLEVSVIGFDDEVGIGKTYRTGWLDYIRGFSDYDWQTFAV from the coding sequence ATGAAACGCTCAAATTTCCTTATGAGCGCCGGCGCCGTAAGCGCGGCGCCGCTACTCGCGTCCCCGGCGCTGGCCGGCGCAGAACCGGCGATCGAGCCGATACCCCGCACGTTGGTACTCAGCGGTGGCGGAGCTCGAGGCGCATATGAGGCCGGATTGATCGGCGCCTTGGCCGCAGCCTACAACGTGCCGGACGGCCAACCGCTTCCCGGGTACGGCGGCGTCTGCGGGACCTCGATCGGTGCATTGAACGGCTGGTTCGTCGCCACCGGTCAGTATAGCAAGCTCAAAGAGCTGTGGTACGGGATTAGCGGACAGCATTTGATCCGCCTGAAGCCGCAATACAAGGCATTACGCGATCCCGAGAGTGGGCTGTTCGATCGCGTCGGGTCCGTCGTCGGGCTCATCGGCCTCACCGACGATCAGGCCGGCATGCTCCAATCCGAACCGGTGCTCGCGTGGATCCAACGAAATATCGATCCGCAAACGCCACTCGTCATTCCCTTCGTTTTTGCCGTGACGAATCTATCGCAGCAGCGGCCGGAGTATTTCTACATGCGTCCGCCGTCGGACAACCGCGACTTGTCGGATCGCCTGATTCACGCGTTGCAGCTTTCGCTCGGTCCACACACGATCGTGCGGGAAGCGACGCCCGACCTAGTACACCGAGCGATCTTCGCCTCGGCTGCGTTGCCGATCGTGTTCGATCCGGTGCAGTTACCGGTGGGCGACGGAACGATCAACTCGTATTGCGACGGCGGCGTCGCGAGCAACTCGCCGGTCGGCATCGCGCATGCGATTTCCAGCGCGGCGGACGTCGTGCTGCTCGACCCGCCGTTCGAACCCGAACTCCACTATACCGACGCGATCGAAATTGCCTACGCTGTCTTCGGAACGATGCAGCGCAAAATTTTGGAAGTCGAAATGCGTAACGCATACTTCCAGTCGTTGGGCAAGCGGGCCCTCGAACGCGTTCCCGCACAGTTGCTGTCGTCCGTCGTCGGAAACGACGAAATTCTCCACCGCTTGTTGCACGGCGTTCCAGCCACCGCTTTACGGTATATCCGGCCAAAAGCGGTGCTGGAGGTCAGCGTGATAGGATTCGACGACGAAGTCGGAATCGGGAAAACGTATCGCACCGGATGGCTGGACTACATCCGAGGGTTTTCCGACTACGATTGGCAAACGTTCGCCGTCTAG
- a CDS encoding catalase, whose protein sequence is MPKKSDREADASGKAGELHQLAGGNVECLTTQQGVVISDDQNSLRAGARGPTLLEDFALRDKIFHFDHERIPERVVHARGFGAHGYFECYEPLTELTMAAPFASAGEKTEAFVRFSTVAGSQGSPDLARDVRGFAVKLYTKSGNWDIVGNNIPIFFIQDAIKFPDLIHAAKPEPDIDVPQAQTAHDNFWDFISLTPESIHMALWIMSDRTIPRSFRFMEGFGIHTFRFVNAEGTSTFVKFHWKPKLGMQSVLWNEALKINGADPDFHRRDLWNAIAAGNFPEWDFGIQVLDDEFIKNYPFDILDPTKLVPEEDVPVRRVGRLVLDRHVDNFFQETEQVAFCTQNIVPGIDFSDDPLLQGRNFSYLDTQIKRLGSPNFTNIPINAPRCPWSSFAQDGHMATKNRTGRANYEPNSWGAAGGPREDPATGFRSFPATVDGDKVRERSETFADHYSQARLFYVSQAPHEQAHIAAAFTFELSKVRTVAIRERIVGHLRNVDNDLARTVANGLRLRELPAAASAARPTIADLPPSPALSIADNGPNSFAGRKLGVVISDGVDGAALDRLRTAAESAGANVEIIAPHVGGVKSAGGAWIEADEKLDGAPSVVYDAVAVLTSEAGARELSAASVARDFISDAFAHCKFIGYTPSSAALIEGVIGRDRLDDGVVQLDADDSEEAFIVACGALRIWAREAAMQIPPG, encoded by the coding sequence ATGCCCAAAAAGAGCGACCGCGAGGCCGATGCCAGCGGAAAAGCCGGCGAACTGCATCAGCTCGCGGGCGGTAACGTCGAATGTCTGACCACGCAACAAGGCGTCGTCATTTCCGACGATCAGAACTCGCTACGCGCCGGCGCCCGCGGCCCGACGCTGCTTGAAGACTTTGCGTTGCGCGACAAGATCTTCCACTTCGATCACGAGCGCATTCCCGAACGCGTCGTACACGCGCGCGGTTTCGGCGCGCACGGATACTTTGAATGTTACGAACCGCTGACCGAACTCACGATGGCAGCGCCGTTCGCATCGGCCGGAGAAAAAACCGAAGCGTTCGTTCGGTTCTCGACGGTGGCCGGAAGCCAAGGTTCGCCCGATCTGGCGCGCGATGTGCGCGGCTTTGCCGTTAAATTGTATACCAAGAGCGGTAACTGGGACATTGTCGGCAACAATATTCCGATTTTCTTCATTCAAGATGCCATCAAGTTTCCGGATTTGATACACGCGGCAAAACCGGAGCCCGACATCGACGTGCCGCAGGCGCAAACGGCTCACGACAACTTTTGGGATTTTATTTCGTTGACGCCCGAATCGATTCACATGGCGTTATGGATCATGTCCGATCGCACGATCCCGCGCTCGTTCCGCTTCATGGAAGGCTTCGGAATCCACACGTTTCGTTTCGTCAACGCCGAAGGGACGTCGACGTTCGTCAAGTTTCATTGGAAACCGAAGCTCGGCATGCAGTCGGTGCTTTGGAACGAAGCCCTGAAGATCAACGGCGCCGATCCCGATTTTCACCGGCGCGACCTGTGGAACGCCATCGCCGCCGGCAATTTTCCCGAGTGGGACTTCGGCATTCAGGTGCTGGACGACGAGTTTATAAAGAACTATCCGTTTGACATTCTCGATCCTACGAAGCTCGTGCCCGAGGAAGACGTACCGGTCCGGCGCGTCGGGCGCCTGGTCTTAGACCGGCACGTCGACAACTTCTTTCAAGAAACCGAACAAGTCGCGTTTTGTACGCAAAACATCGTTCCCGGCATCGACTTTTCCGACGACCCGCTCTTGCAGGGGCGAAATTTCTCGTACCTCGACACGCAGATCAAACGGCTCGGCAGTCCCAACTTTACGAACATTCCCATCAACGCACCGCGCTGCCCGTGGAGTTCGTTTGCGCAAGACGGGCACATGGCAACTAAGAATCGGACCGGCCGCGCTAACTACGAACCGAACTCGTGGGGCGCCGCCGGCGGTCCCCGCGAGGATCCGGCGACCGGCTTTCGCAGCTTTCCCGCCACGGTCGACGGCGACAAGGTTCGCGAACGTTCGGAAACCTTCGCCGACCACTACAGCCAAGCGCGACTGTTCTACGTCAGTCAAGCGCCGCACGAACAGGCACATATCGCCGCGGCCTTTACGTTCGAACTTTCAAAAGTGCGAACGGTGGCGATCCGTGAACGAATCGTCGGACATCTGCGTAACGTCGATAACGATCTCGCGCGCACCGTCGCGAACGGGCTTCGCCTACGCGAACTTCCGGCGGCAGCATCGGCCGCTCGTCCCACGATCGCCGACCTGCCGCCGTCGCCCGCTCTCAGCATCGCAGACAACGGACCGAATAGCTTTGCGGGGCGAAAACTCGGCGTCGTAATTTCCGATGGCGTCGACGGTGCAGCACTCGACCGGCTGCGTACTGCGGCGGAGTCGGCCGGCGCGAACGTTGAGATCATTGCGCCGCACGTTGGAGGGGTGAAGTCGGCTGGGGGCGCGTGGATCGAAGCCGACGAGAAGCTGGACGGCGCTCCGTCGGTCGTGTACGACGCCGTTGCCGTTTTGACGTCCGAGGCGGGAGCTCGCGAATTAAGCGCGGCGTCGGTCGCACGGGACTTCATCTCGGACGCATTCGCGCATTGTAAGTTCATCGGGTATACGCCGAGCTCGGCGGCATTGATCGAGGGCGTTATCGGCCGCGACCGGCTGGACGATGGCGTCGTGCAACTCGATGCCGATGACAGCGAAGAAGCGTTTATCGTTGCCTGCGGCGCGTTGCGCATTTGGGCACGAGAGGCGGCAATGCAGATCCCGCCTGGCTAA
- a CDS encoding GAF domain-containing protein, with the protein MKRPRVPGPIRTIWVVFGLAGAVSHALGGAAHYWPDTDLITMGWLGFAALGVLLPSIDSIELPGGGGVKFAQAVAAGEEGIAGFEHALGAATELVAEWLGTVAWFNTYLQRRDVDDDTALSSVFRHCLERMEDAKEWMGDAGEPIRISLWWQDQGDGDLFFMFSNDIRDERTKRFRFLPNSGLMGQAFAENRAYNLEDAPLSSFYVSIRDAQIEYHGLLLVPVRVLDQPVGMLSVDREQPSTFGADAENVARGLAELLGYAFLHPRVRALMRATPDRVDALLLSWRALRTPQEIGWTPSPSVEDSEPPVG; encoded by the coding sequence ATGAAACGCCCGCGCGTACCCGGACCGATCCGGACGATCTGGGTCGTGTTTGGTCTCGCCGGCGCGGTATCGCACGCGCTCGGCGGTGCGGCCCATTACTGGCCCGACACCGACCTCATCACGATGGGTTGGCTCGGATTTGCCGCGTTAGGCGTTCTGTTGCCGAGCATCGATTCGATCGAGTTGCCCGGCGGCGGCGGAGTGAAGTTCGCGCAAGCAGTAGCCGCGGGCGAGGAAGGCATCGCCGGCTTCGAGCATGCGCTCGGAGCGGCGACGGAGCTAGTCGCCGAGTGGCTGGGAACCGTTGCGTGGTTCAATACCTATCTGCAGCGCCGGGACGTCGACGACGATACGGCGTTGAGTTCGGTGTTTCGCCACTGTCTCGAGCGGATGGAAGACGCGAAAGAATGGATGGGCGATGCGGGCGAGCCGATTCGTATATCGTTGTGGTGGCAAGATCAGGGCGACGGCGATCTGTTTTTTATGTTCAGCAACGATATCCGCGACGAACGCACCAAACGTTTTCGCTTCTTGCCAAACTCCGGATTGATGGGCCAAGCGTTCGCCGAAAACCGCGCATACAATCTCGAAGACGCGCCGTTATCGTCGTTTTACGTTTCGATTCGCGACGCACAAATCGAGTATCACGGGCTGCTGCTGGTCCCGGTGCGCGTCCTCGATCAGCCGGTGGGGATGCTCTCGGTAGATCGCGAGCAGCCGTCGACGTTCGGCGCCGACGCCGAGAACGTGGCGCGGGGGTTAGCCGAGCTGCTCGGCTATGCGTTTCTCCATCCGCGAGTTCGAGCGCTGATGCGCGCTACACCAGACCGCGTAGACGCTCTTTTGCTTTCATGGCGCGCTCTACGGACGCCCCAGGAGATTGGGTGGACACCTTCTCCGTCTGTTGAAGATTCGGAGCCACCTGTGGGGTGA
- a CDS encoding transcriptional repressor, whose translation MSVAANRKTRQRDALRAVFEQSDRPLSVPELFDRASRTIDGLGMATVYRAINAFVEEGWLEAVDIPGEPSRYERGGKGHHHHFQCRRCERVYDVGGCIENVRKLVPPRFRVQDHALTLYGVCATCSR comes from the coding sequence ATGTCTGTAGCCGCTAATCGAAAGACGCGTCAGCGCGACGCGCTGCGCGCCGTCTTCGAGCAGTCCGACCGGCCGCTCAGCGTGCCGGAACTCTTCGACCGCGCCTCGAGAACGATCGATGGCTTGGGAATGGCCACGGTCTACCGCGCAATCAACGCGTTCGTCGAAGAAGGCTGGCTCGAGGCGGTGGATATCCCCGGCGAGCCGTCGCGGTACGAGCGCGGCGGCAAAGGACACCATCACCATTTTCAGTGCCGCCGCTGCGAACGTGTGTACGACGTCGGTGGCTGTATCGAAAACGTACGCAAACTCGTGCCGCCGCGCTTTCGCGTGCAAGATCATGCGCTAACGCTGTACGGCGTCTGCGCGACGTGCTCGCGTTAG
- a CDS encoding TonB-dependent receptor, protein MLLWIQWSVAAPAFAGAPTAILRGRATHAGKPLAGVRISLNGNDETIRTVSDAFGHFAFAPLPLGTYDLTADRDNLRAHVRVDLGSDGATIAVALQPLSEIHDVTVYRSSTMHGSGSDVTLDASDLERFPYVNSFPSMLIQLPGAVRGADGVVHINGDHGVIDYQINGVALPQGLNRDIGSEIDLNDISYVDAIEGAYPAQYGLKFGAVLDLATKSGTGPAGFDGQASAGSYANAGATAGYHVPLSGGGGVSIAAGGFSTTRGLDPSDFDSPHNDAAGANQYLGAAIPTGANSFADVTLVHSRSSFQIPNDVEGGEPAATDDRETQADTFASVQFRHAMGPDGSLTFGPAFKVSTIADSGDPVNDWIYGEALNVTPPPFGNGGSPSDCADALRTGDFAPTTCAYSLSDRRTATDYILQADASQRIGHHELRAGVAYDLERVDKNYRIVLQPHNFLAPLLTPQTPNAPTPVADDSPNTGNTYQSYVQDSWLIDEAWQLDMGLRYDFFAIRSSQFAQGFGAFSPRVKLTRNFDPRANVYAYVGRFFEPFSFENVSPQAAQLLNLPLQPSLARFDLKPERDTQLELGGHLPLASGELGWRVWQKNANDLIDDTQVGVTLLHQDINYVLGRLSQEALDYVRPLARGGRAYVSVAHTVSLNKGCETQLLAPCFGSPDDFTPADHDQTYSANGGILLNDTRGGWFAADAEYGSGLSSDICPDDTPGFCKRTPHTIFSVLKGIAIGPRVQLTFAIQNLLNDRYYVTILNAQGNHFAPPRTFALGIRFGNP, encoded by the coding sequence GTGCTGCTCTGGATACAGTGGAGCGTTGCGGCCCCCGCCTTCGCCGGCGCGCCGACGGCGATCTTGCGCGGCCGCGCGACCCACGCCGGCAAACCCCTCGCAGGCGTCAGGATTTCGCTGAACGGGAACGACGAGACCATACGCACCGTAAGCGACGCATTCGGGCATTTCGCCTTCGCGCCGCTTCCACTTGGTACGTACGATCTCACGGCCGATCGCGACAACCTGCGTGCGCACGTTCGCGTCGATCTCGGCAGCGATGGCGCAACGATCGCGGTCGCGCTACAGCCGCTCTCCGAAATTCACGACGTGACGGTGTATCGATCGTCGACCATGCACGGCAGCGGCAGCGACGTAACGCTCGACGCGTCGGATCTCGAGCGCTTTCCATACGTCAATAGTTTTCCAAGCATGCTGATCCAGCTACCGGGCGCCGTGCGCGGTGCCGACGGCGTCGTACACATCAACGGCGACCACGGCGTCATCGATTATCAAATCAACGGCGTCGCGCTGCCGCAAGGATTGAATCGAGACATCGGCAGCGAGATCGACCTGAACGACATTTCGTACGTCGATGCAATCGAAGGTGCGTATCCGGCGCAATACGGCTTGAAGTTCGGAGCCGTTCTCGATCTGGCGACGAAGTCCGGAACTGGGCCGGCCGGTTTCGACGGCCAAGCGTCGGCCGGATCGTACGCGAACGCCGGCGCAACGGCCGGATATCACGTGCCGCTGTCGGGCGGAGGCGGTGTCTCGATTGCGGCCGGCGGATTCTCGACCACCCGCGGATTGGATCCGTCGGACTTCGACTCACCGCACAACGATGCGGCAGGCGCCAATCAATATCTCGGCGCTGCGATTCCCACCGGAGCGAACTCGTTTGCCGATGTAACGCTGGTCCATAGCCGGTCATCGTTTCAAATACCAAACGACGTCGAGGGCGGCGAACCCGCTGCGACGGACGATCGCGAAACGCAAGCCGACACATTCGCGAGCGTGCAGTTCCGGCATGCGATGGGACCGGACGGCAGTCTTACCTTTGGACCGGCCTTCAAAGTTTCGACGATTGCCGATTCCGGCGATCCGGTCAACGATTGGATCTATGGCGAGGCGCTCAACGTCACGCCGCCACCATTCGGCAACGGAGGCTCGCCAAGCGACTGTGCCGATGCGTTACGCACGGGAGATTTCGCACCGACCACCTGCGCGTATTCGCTCTCGGATCGCCGCACTGCAACCGACTACATCTTGCAGGCGGACGCGTCCCAGCGCATCGGGCATCACGAACTGCGTGCGGGCGTCGCTTACGATCTCGAGCGGGTCGATAAGAATTACAGGATCGTGTTACAACCGCATAATTTCCTGGCGCCGCTGCTAACGCCGCAGACGCCCAACGCACCCACGCCCGTCGCCGACGACAGCCCCAACACCGGCAACACGTACCAATCGTACGTTCAGGATTCGTGGCTCATCGACGAGGCGTGGCAACTCGATATGGGATTGCGCTACGATTTTTTCGCGATTCGCTCGTCGCAGTTTGCCCAAGGCTTCGGCGCCTTCAGCCCGCGCGTGAAGCTTACGCGCAATTTCGATCCGCGCGCCAACGTGTATGCGTATGTGGGCCGCTTTTTTGAGCCGTTTTCGTTCGAGAACGTTTCCCCGCAGGCAGCGCAACTGTTGAATCTGCCGCTACAGCCGTCGCTCGCACGGTTCGATCTCAAACCCGAGCGCGACACACAGCTCGAGCTGGGCGGACATCTTCCGCTCGCATCCGGCGAGTTGGGGTGGCGCGTCTGGCAGAAGAACGCCAACGATTTAATCGACGACACGCAAGTCGGCGTTACGTTGTTGCATCAAGACATCAACTACGTATTGGGGCGGCTATCGCAGGAAGCGCTCGACTACGTTCGCCCGCTCGCCCGCGGCGGGCGTGCGTACGTATCGGTCGCACACACCGTCTCGCTCAACAAAGGCTGCGAAACGCAGTTGCTCGCACCGTGTTTTGGATCGCCCGATGACTTCACGCCGGCCGACCACGATCAAACCTACAGCGCCAACGGCGGCATTCTGTTGAACGACACCCGGGGTGGCTGGTTCGCAGCCGACGCCGAATACGGCAGCGGCCTCTCGTCGGATATTTGTCCAGACGACACACCGGGCTTTTGCAAGCGAACGCCGCACACGATCTTCAGCGTGTTGAAAGGCATCGCGATCGGACCGCGCGTGCAGTTGACATTCGCTATCCAGAACCTGCTGAACGACCGCTACTATGTGACGATCCTCAACGCGCAGGGCAACCACTTCGCACCGCCTCGAACGTTCGCACTCGGCATACGCTTCGGCAACCCGTAG